From one Sphaeramia orbicularis chromosome 9, fSphaOr1.1, whole genome shotgun sequence genomic stretch:
- the tango2 gene encoding transport and Golgi organization protein 2 homolog isoform X2, protein MCIIFFKFDPRPASKNAYRLILAANRDEYYNRPSKAAEFWGTNSEILSGLDLEYGKEGGSWLGISKRGKMAAITNYMEGRQNPDAHGRGFLVSNYLMDKDVDSYSYLKKVSTESHLYNGFNLITAEFRAKQDIVCYYGNRGSTEPIRLNPGIYGLSNSLLDTPWRKLQQGKRQFTSIVNDQSLSCDGLVQELLNVLNNEELNTPDPAQEGQGDGYTKSMIQALSAVCVRSPHYGTRTNTVILIDAEGNVAFTERTMLNCDTTKWSTNSFQFKLQV, encoded by the exons ATGTGTATAATTTTCTTCAAGTTTGATCCCCGGCCTGCATCCAAAAATGCCTACAG GCTAATTTTGGCTGCGAACAGAGATGAGTACTACAACAGGCCGTCCAAAGCTGCTGAGTTTTGGGGAACCAACAGTGAGATCCTCAGCG GCCTGGACCTGGAATATGGTAAAGAGGGAGGATCATGGCTAGGGATCAGCAAGAGGGGCAAGATGGCTGCAATCACAAACTACATGGAGGGACGTCAAAACCCAGATGCACATGGACGAG GATTCCTGGTCTCTAACTACCTTATGGACAAGGATGTGGACAGTTACTCGTATCTGAAAAAGGTGTCAACAGAGAGCCACCTGTACAACGGCTTCAACCTCATCACAGCAGAGTTCAG AGCCAAACAAGACATTGTGTGTTACTATGGAAACAGAGGCAGCACTGAACCCATCCGTCTAAATCCAG GTATCTATGGCTTGAGTAATTCACTGCTGGACACACCATGGAGGAAACTGCAGCAAGGCAAACGTCAGTTCACCAGTATCGTCAATGATCAGTCACTGTCCTGTGATGGACTGGTACAAGAGCTGCTTAATGTTCTTAACAATGAGGAACT GAATACACCTGATCCAGCTCAGGAGGGCCAGGGTGACGGTTACACCAAATCCATGATCCAGGCTTTGTCAGCAGTGTGTGTTCGCTCCCCTCATTATGGTACAAG GACCAATACAGTAATCCTGATAGATGCAGAGGGGAATGTCGCCTTCACGGAGCGCACTATGCTCAACTGTGACACAACCAAGTGGAGCACCAATTCTTTCCAGTTCAAGCTGCAGGTGTGA
- the tango2 gene encoding transport and Golgi organization protein 2 homolog isoform X1: MCIIFFKFDPRPASKNAYRLILAANRDEYYNRPSKAAEFWGTNSEILSGLDLEYGKEGGSWLGISKRGKMAAITNYMEGRQNPDAHGRGFLVSNYLMDKDVDSYSYLKKVSTESHLYNGFNLITAEFRAKQDIVCYYGNRGSTEPIRLNPAGIYGLSNSLLDTPWRKLQQGKRQFTSIVNDQSLSCDGLVQELLNVLNNEELNTPDPAQEGQGDGYTKSMIQALSAVCVRSPHYGTRTNTVILIDAEGNVAFTERTMLNCDTTKWSTNSFQFKLQV; this comes from the exons ATGTGTATAATTTTCTTCAAGTTTGATCCCCGGCCTGCATCCAAAAATGCCTACAG GCTAATTTTGGCTGCGAACAGAGATGAGTACTACAACAGGCCGTCCAAAGCTGCTGAGTTTTGGGGAACCAACAGTGAGATCCTCAGCG GCCTGGACCTGGAATATGGTAAAGAGGGAGGATCATGGCTAGGGATCAGCAAGAGGGGCAAGATGGCTGCAATCACAAACTACATGGAGGGACGTCAAAACCCAGATGCACATGGACGAG GATTCCTGGTCTCTAACTACCTTATGGACAAGGATGTGGACAGTTACTCGTATCTGAAAAAGGTGTCAACAGAGAGCCACCTGTACAACGGCTTCAACCTCATCACAGCAGAGTTCAG AGCCAAACAAGACATTGTGTGTTACTATGGAAACAGAGGCAGCACTGAACCCATCCGTCTAAATCCAG CAGGTATCTATGGCTTGAGTAATTCACTGCTGGACACACCATGGAGGAAACTGCAGCAAGGCAAACGTCAGTTCACCAGTATCGTCAATGATCAGTCACTGTCCTGTGATGGACTGGTACAAGAGCTGCTTAATGTTCTTAACAATGAGGAACT GAATACACCTGATCCAGCTCAGGAGGGCCAGGGTGACGGTTACACCAAATCCATGATCCAGGCTTTGTCAGCAGTGTGTGTTCGCTCCCCTCATTATGGTACAAG GACCAATACAGTAATCCTGATAGATGCAGAGGGGAATGTCGCCTTCACGGAGCGCACTATGCTCAACTGTGACACAACCAAGTGGAGCACCAATTCTTTCCAGTTCAAGCTGCAGGTGTGA